The genomic window TGAATCCTAGGACCATAGCTAAGCTGAATGTTTGGAAAGAGCATGGACTAAGCATTCTACTCTCATTATACTCTCTTTTAGCGTGGCTCGATGTAGTGGTAATTTAGATAGCTATGCACATTTGTGGTAAGGTACAGTAGCTTTCCACTGAAGACTGGCAATGATGCTATGCATTCGAATTACAGAGTCTGCACTATGGAATAGATACCGAAGTGCCATTAACAGCAATGTTTGTTGTAACGTGCAAATCCTTTAATGAGAAAATTTTCCGGGGTACAATTACATTTGAGGATTGATCTTCTTCTCCAACTAAAGTGAgcgagaccttttttttttaaattttatttccaCTTAATTTTGTATTACTATCTGTTCCATACTTTTTCGAACTCGGCGTGAACGTTCTAATCGCTGTCCGTGGTCCTGATAATCCCAGTCTAACATAGGATTCGTCCAGATAGAGACGCATCGTTTGATAGTGGAATCGTGTGCTATATAAGAAGAGTGGCTGATTATTTCTCTAATTATGGCAGACATTGAATCCCCTAGTGTGCGGTTGTTTCAAGTTAAACACTCTGTGATTGTAGCAACATTACAAATATCAAtcgacaaaacaacaaaaatagagCACATGACAAACGAATTTGGTCGGTTTTGCTGAATTGAATCATCCGTCTCTGTGCTATCACataacatattttacatttctctTCACGTCttaaaaaattcagttttttaTGACAGAGGCACATGGGGTAGGCAAGGCAGCTCCCTGAATTACTGGTCTAAAGAAACAGTTAATGGTTCCATCACATCAGCCCCAGACGGATCAACCACTGCGCCGATGTTGGCACATGAATGCTCTTGTTTTGTGGTGAGGAAAGCACTTGTCGGCTAACGTGCGTTAGTACAGCCGGTCTGCTCATTTGCGTCGTAACCCCTCCCCCAATCGGCCTCCTCTGGCTCTCCTACTGTCCCgtcccacccccctccccgtCACTTCACATGTGCAATACAGTACAACAATATGCTAGGCATTAATAAGGAATTGTTCTCTCCCCTTCATTGATTTCTCCTTTTAAGCACATTTCACCTCCCTTCCTTTATCAGTGCATCCAGGTAAAACAAGTATCTGGTCATGCTGTCTACTCTTAAAAGGAATTTTTTGCTGATGCGGTAATGTCTGGAAATGGCAGGGGTTCGCTTATGGGCCCTTAATGTATCTTCCCCCTGAGCTGCAGCATTAGAATTTCTCATGCGGTATAAGCCATTCACAACCGATGCTCGGTAGCACCAGCAGGACTAGATGCTGCAGCTTCGTGTTGTTTTCCTTATCTTTCAAATCTACTTTCTCTTCACTGATGTATTTTCAGCATGAATCTATATCGCGCGTCGGGAGATTTTGTTATTCAGCGTGATCAAGATTTGAAGCTTTGTTTGTTCTGCAGTAAAGTCGTGGGACTCGATATTGAATAATGGTTTACGAAGACTGCTTCCGTACAGAGATACGCGAATTCGATAAGATGTAAAAGTACACATCAAAACACGGACAAGAGTGATTCGCCGTCAGATGACCGTGCATACGGTCAAGACGCCATCTCCATCAGTCTCCTTAAAGATTTACTTGAGGTAagaatgaaaacatacacacgtgAACTTAGGTTATTACGCTCATTATTAGTTGTTACCAACCACTCTActatttatactgtatactgtattcTCACcgcttttattttttattcctATCCAGGGTTCCGAAAAAAATAGCGTGTTAGTTGGTTACGACTAGTATTAGAAAAATTGATATGCAGTGGTAGACAAAACTGACATTGTCTTGTCAAATATTTGTCATGTGTAACACAATGTTCATCAGCTAATCTGTGTAGCTCTCTGGGTTCAACAATTAAATAGCCCAACTACGTACtgataataattaaataaataaatagagtgataaattgcTGAGCTGGCAAATATCTCCGCTGTTcgaaccatttttttttctgactggaTGACAGAGGCAAGCAGTAGCGGATGCAGCGAAAAGGAGCAATGGTCGAGTCAGCGAGAACCGCAGGGAGGGAGCACCTGACGAAAAGCAAGCTATCCCCGCCCGGGGACCTGTGACAGCTCAAAACGGGAGAGGTATCGGAGCTCGAAAgaaatttcaaacaaaaattGGATGTCTATTCAATCAACTTAACCCGCAATCCCGCAACTCTGCAGTGACAGACTCCGACCTGCAGGATGACTGTAGTGGCCCGGAGGCTTAAATGGATGAGACCTCAGCCGCTAACGGGGCACCCACAGGACACGTACCCCCCGGATCCATCGATGACATGAATGCTGTGAAAGGGTTGTTCATTTATATTGCTGGTCTTCGCTCGAAACCAGCTCAAAACTCTCGCTCAGTTCCAGAGACTCTGTTAGGTAACCCCAAGAAAGGATGCAGGTACTTTGATCCCCTGAGAAACGAGTACTTCCTTTGATAGATAATCGTCCTAGTTTTGACGCTATCCTCTACTACTATCAGTCCGGGGGACGACTTAGGAGGCACAGTGAACGTCCCATTGGACATGTTCTCCGAAGAAATTAAGTTCTATGAACTCGGGGTAGAGGCGATGGAGAAATTTCGCGAGGATTGAGGGTTTTATCCGAGAAGAAGAGCGCCCTTTGCCAGAACGGGAGTTCCCAACGTCAATTTGGCTTCTTTTCGCTAGCACCCATGAGAGCTCCGGGCCAGCTAGAGGAATTGCCATAGTGTCTTGTTATGGTCATTCTGATCTCCATTGTGATTTTCTGTTTGGAGACTTTACCTGAGATGAAGGAAGACCCAGTAAGGGCGGATAGAGACAATTAGGGAATAGCACCTTCTATTACCATAACCAAATGTTCTGGCTGATCCGTTCTTCATCGTAGAGACGCTCTGTATCATATGGTTCTCATTTGAACTGATAGTGCGGTTCTTAGCGTGCCCAAGTAAGGCAGCCcttctttaaaaacatgatGAAACACTATCGATATAGTAGCCATTATCCCGTACTTCATAACATGGGCACAGAGTTGGCAGCAGACGCAGAGAACAAGGAGGGGAAAGGCGAGACAGGCAACATCTCTGGCCATTCTCAGGGTGATTCGCTCTGGTCAGAGTGTTTAGGATCTTTAAACTGTCAAGGCACTCTAAGGGCCCCTGCAAATTTTAGGGCAAACCCTAAAAGCCAGCATGCGGGAGCTTGGGTTGTtgatcttcttcctcttctataCGGCGTCAATCTTGCTCTCTCAAGTGCAGTGTACTTTGCGGAGGCGAGGAAAAGCAGTCGTACTTCAGCAGCATACCAGACGCGTTCTGGTGGGCCGTTGTATCCATGACAAACTGTGGGCTACGGAGACATGGTCCCTGCTAACCATTGGGGGAAAGATTGTGGGCTCTTTGTGTGCTATAGCTGGTGTGCTGACCATTGCGCCTTCCAGTGCGGTCATCGTGCTTCCAACTTCAACTATTTCTACCatagggagacagagggagaagagcagGCCCCAGCTCCCTCAAGTCAGCTAAT from Chanos chanos chromosome 2, fChaCha1.1, whole genome shotgun sequence includes these protein-coding regions:
- the LOC115804771 gene encoding LOW QUALITY PROTEIN: potassium voltage-gated channel subfamily A member 1 (The sequence of the model RefSeq protein was modified relative to this genomic sequence to represent the inferred CDS: inserted 3 bases in 3 codons; deleted 18 bases in 13 codons); translation: MDETSAANGAPTGHVPPGSIDDMNAVKGLFIYIAGLRSKPAQNSRSVPETLLGNPKKGCRYFDPLRNEYFLIDNRPSFDAILYYYQSGGRLRRTVNVPLDMFSEEIKFYELGVEAMEKFREDEGFIREEERPLPEREFPTSIWLLFASTHESSGPARGIAIVSVMVILISIVIFCLETLPEMKEDPVRADRDNXGNSTFYYHNQMFADPFFIVETLCIIWFSFELIVRFLACPSKAAFFKNMMNTIDIVAIIPYFITWAQSWQQTQRTRRGKARQATSLAILRVIRLVRVFRIFKLSRHSKGLQILGQTLKASMRELGLLIFFLFYGVNLALSSAVYFAEAXEKQSYFSSIPDAFWWAVVSMTTVGYGDMVPATIGGKIVGSLCAIAGVLTIAPSSAVIVSNFNYFYHRETEGEEQAPAPSSQLIPTLXSDSNSSRRSSSTVSKSEYMEIDGDINNRIDNIRDANLRTGNCTMS